One Mus musculus strain C57BL/6J chromosome 2, GRCm38.p6 C57BL/6J genomic window, GCAAGAAACTTGTCCACCCAGGTTATGCTGACTGGCCACAGGTAGATGAAGATGCAGGGCCCAAAAAATAATACCACCACTGTGATGTGGGCAGTACAAGTAGAGAGAGCTTTGGATGCCCCATCCTTAGAGTGAAGGCAGACAGTAGTCAGGATATGGAAATAGGACACCAGCAACAGAACAAAGCATATGGCTGCTAGCACACCACTGTCAGCATTTATCAAAATTTCTAGAACATAGATGTCCAAGCAGGCTAGCTTGATTACCAATGGAATATCGCAGAAAAAACTGTCCAAAACTCTGGATCCACAGAAGGGCAGATTTACAATTATAACCAGTTGGCTTATTGAATGCACAAAGCCAATCATCCATGACGCCATCACTAATCCAATGCACATATGTCTGCTCATGATGTTGGAGTAATGGAGTGGCTTACAGATAGCTACATAACGGTCATAAGCCATTGATACAAGCAGTACCATCTCACCCCCTCCAAAGAAGTGTCCAAAGAAAATCTGACACATGCACCCTCCAAAAGAGATCGTCTTTATTTCCTTGAGGAAGTCGATGATCATCTTAGGTGTAGTTACTGAGGAAAGACAGAAGTCAATGAACGAGAGGTTGGCCAACAGGAAGTACATAGGAGTATGGAGATGAAGGTCAGTGATAATTAGGACTACAATGAATATGTTGCCAAAAATGGTGATTAAATAAAGTGAAGTAAAGATCACTAAGAAAAATGCCTGGAGCTCCCAAGAGTCACAAAGCCCAAGAATAATGAATTCAGATATCTCAGAGTggtttattttctccatttagttcaGTTCCAAAGAATTCTGAAGTAAACACAAAGAATAAGATTCTGGGAATAACAGAGAATATTAATTAGAAGGAGTTCTTAAATTCTTCTGATAGAAGTGATTGAACCTTCTAACTTTGGAAATGACCTTAGCATTTGGATATAATATTCTCTATAACATCCATACATTCTGTGTCTTAGAaactttatttccatttatttatgtggaattattgtaatataattaatataatcatTATATAAGTGTATAAGAAGAAAAGTATGCTAATGTGATGGCTATTGACAAAACAATGGCATACTCTTCAGaaacaaattaatataaataaatattaatataaatatataaataaaatgcaaatatagttatataaaatatggaaaaatttagtaaaatataGTAATTAAAGTGTTCAAAGTGGATTTTTGGACAGAGTTTTTAGATGAAAAGCAATACAAAATATACTTTGTGTGGACATTATAAAGCTATATATGCAATGACAAAAAATTTTTATGAGAAAAGTAATAAAGTCAGGTCAGGACAAAAGTAAGAAGGAAGCTGAGCATATAAGCACATTAAGATATTCTTAAGTTTTTCATTCTTGCATTTCATCATATACCATTAGTAGGATCTTCTCATTAAATAAATAGTTATGATAGATGCATTAAAATGGATGTTATCTGAATGAGGAACTATTATCTATTCAATACTGTATACCTGAAATAAATGTgaatataaaaaataagaatCATCAGGAGCTATACAACAGGCCATTAATGAATCTCCATAATTATATGATTAATGAGTGGATAAATATGTAAGTtacaaaaatcaaataatgaTACTGGTTCTGATAAAATTTACAACATTGTTTCAAAATGACAGTAGTTGATTTTATATGAGCTGAAAAGACAATAAATTGTAAGATGTTTGGCCATCTATGATGGGGTAAACATTCAGCCATCAAGAAAAAGTCATGAGTATTGGAAAGAAATATTCTCTGATCACAAATTTCAAACTTTATGAATCctgtataaaattatttcaaacctAAAAATACCAATTACAGTGAATTGGGAAGCCtagttttcagaaaaataaaatctatagtTTAGCTCATTTGGGCTAAAATGTGACTTAGATGGAGAAAACACTAATTAacattaaatttctatttttaaaaagcctctgAAAAACCGAAGTCTGGAAGTCAGTATGGAGTGTAATCTAAACAAGACTTGGGTGAAGACTTGGACTAGGCAAGTGTCAATTTACTTCTGAATTAGCAGACccttgttacatatgcagctagagacatgagctctggggatactgattagtacagaggaacgccaggaccaagaagtgggagtgggtaggtaggggagcagggcagggcaagggtataggggatagcatttgaaatgtaaaagaagaaaatatctaataaaaaaagactaaGAGACTTTCTGAGACTAAGACAATGGTGCTATGTGTTTCAGAATCAGATGAGCCCTTCATCTCTAGCATGTCTGTAATATTCCTGCTGACTCTCAGAGCCCATAGACTAAAAGGCCATAACTTTTAGAAGAGAAATGTGTTCCCtgtatttttaatgaatttatacatataaatataaatatatatatatatatatatatatatatatatatatatgtcttacaGTTTATTGTTTTTTCAGCTCATTTAAAATCAACTACTGTCATTTTGAAACAATGTTGTAAATTTTATCAGAACCAGTatcattattttgatttttgtaagTAACTTACATATTTATCCACTCAttaatcatatatacatacatacacacatatatatattccagtCAATTCAGAATATAGAAAATTTCCTCTACATTTTTCATATCTCCCAATTCTGTTTCTTCCACTTTCattcacttttcttccttcctatctttgCTTCTTCTCAATTCTTCCTCtttactttctctgcctcttttgaACTATCCCAATTTCAATTGCTTTGCCACACTTCATCAAATATCTCTACAATGTCAAACCCTGTTTTCTATAACTGATTAGTTCATCATCCTCTATCTAAATTAGAAAATGTCATAATCATggtaaaaaaaatgtgttcattttcCAGCTGATAAAAGTCAGCAGGTAAACTATAGAAGTAACCTAGGTAATTCAAGTCCCAGGATGGAGAAGTGAAGATTGATTACAGAAGAGTTGAAATTGCTTTGGAAGATTCTatgaactaagaaaaaaaatataaacatgtttTCTATGACAAAATAACAGCATAAGGGTTATAAATGTACAAGTAACTATATGGAAATATTCTGTCTGCACTAATCTATTTCCACTATTCTTGGCATTGATTATTCCAGGGCTCCTCCCTGTGCAATCCCCATACTTGCACAACTGTACATAATCAAAATTGCTAGTGTGGTATTATATTATACAGTCTATAACCATCCAAAGATGAAGCAAGAATATGGTGAGAAAGGATCAAATGTATGACTATTTTTCTATCATCAAATCAATAAAAATCAATTAGTATTTAATGAGTACATTGGATTTTTCTAggaattttctatttattatataAAGGCTATTAATATTATGTTACACCAAAAACTAAAACCCCTTgcttattttctcatatattgtCTACTTTGGAATTTGCTCATGTTTAGTAGAATTGTAACAAACATCAATTTATACTAAACTAATTCATATTGGTCTCAATACTAATAATGATATAATCATTGACTTTCAAGCACACTCAATGTAGTAAATTTAAGTCTCTATTAAAAAAGCACACTTCCTAAGTCAAAAGGAATGAATCATAGCTTTAAAAAGAGTCAatctaggaaaataaaataaaaatcagataattttcatcttttaaagTTGCTTATTTCAGAATCATATGAAAGTTAATTGTGTCACAGTCAAATTCTCTGACTTTCCTTTCACATACCAGTTACTTTTAATATACTGTGTCACTTAGTTTCATAGCATTATGAAAGCACCACCATGCATAGCATGTATTCTCTAATATTAtacctttttcttctttgatatcACCTTCAATTCCTTAGTTTCAAAatcacaattctctctctctctctctctctctctctctctctctctctctctctctctcacacacacacacacacacacacaccatggtgtgtgtgtgtgtctaaataattaataataaattgtaGTTTATCTGGAAATTTCTGGTGATTATAGTTACCTCTCAATGTTTGTAAGAAATCCCTTATTTCATGAACACTATGCATCCCCATGGTTCAGAATCATTGAGAACATGTCTTTCAGCCAGGTCACCAATGACAAAAAAAGCTCTTCTTGATGCTTTTGGAGATCAGACATCCCATAAGATTATTTCACAAAATCTTAATATTTCTGAAATCAGTGTGAGAGTTTCAAATCCCACCTATTAATATTTATAGTAAGATGATATTAAAACAATATGGAATTTTCTTAAATTTCCTAGAGACAGGGataagaaataaacaagaaataagaaataaacaaGAGTATATAGATCACATTTTCTTCAGAAAAACATAAGAACCTGACCAAATTTTTTTCATGAATCAATGATTTTCCATATTTATAACAACTTTCTGAGATAATACCAAAGTAAGGCAAAACAATCCATTTTCTGTTGTGCCAAGTGTTCTTGTAAAATTATAAGGTATATATTTAGTGCAGAGTAGCCTCTTGAGAAGGGAACTTTCTTCTATCTATATCTTGTCCCTTTGAGACCTCACAGTTTCAGAATTGAGAATAGCAGCTACCAGTATATCCATCTGTCGCTAAgtcaagaagaagaaggtggtgaTTTAATAGTAACTTTAGGTGACAATGGCTAAGCATGGTTTAAAGTATTTGTTTAATAGTTTCAGAAGAACTAATATATTAAAGCACTGAACTGACACATTACTGTGGACGCTACATTACTTTTCTCAAACAGTAGGTGACTGTCTTTGGGAGTTCATCTAGTTAATTGGTCACCAATGTTTTTCATTCATGCATACATGAAAATGGCTACAGGGGGAGGAAAGTATCTGTGCTCAGGCATGAACAATGCACTGTGTGCCGCATATCTAGATTTAAAATCTGTTACCCAACAGTAAAGCATTGATTTTAGTCTCATTCCCACATGTACATTAATTAATAATGAACTAAATTGTTAATAGTAtcctcagtcacaaaacaacaaGGGTGATCTGCAAGAACAATGTATGTACTTATTTTTGTGTAATCTCTTAAGTCATCTtataagattttttaaatgtttatgctTTCTGAGTTTGAATAACACCacaccttttttttcttatttctgcgTCCTAGGATGAGTCTTCAGAGATGATTATATAACTTGGAATAATAAGGACATTGGGGGGAATTCAAAACTGCTTCTATAAACTTAGTCAACTACCAGTGCCCAATGAGGTCCTGAACCCTAAAGCAAAACCTACTACTAGCATTTTCATAAGACAGTGGaatttctaactgcattctaGTTAATCATCCTTGTGTCTAGAGATAAAAGTAACTCTCACCCCTTTCTAATAAGCTTCTTTTGTGACAGATAGAATACAAATTATCACAGAAATCAACAACTGGTAGAAATACAGAGACCAGTACACCATGACATGCTCTACACAATTCCTACACCAAAGGCTCAGGCAATATCAAGGATTAGTGGGTAGAATGGTTTTAAGAGCCAGAATACTAGCACTCTTGATGTGAGTAATGTTGCTTGCATATAACAAGGAATTGGCAatcaaaaaaaatctcaatagtATGGTCATCCaaagaaaatatgcaaaacaACACCAGCTGCCTAACAATATGGATTCGGGAAATCCTACAATCAACACCCCTAGATGAATAGCTATAGGCAATACATGGCTGCTGAAGAAAAGAGATTCAATAATATCAGGCCCTAATGGAGCCTACAATAGGCTATACAATTGTAATTTGTTATTCCTGAATAGGTATACATATGAGAAATATTGAGCAGACTCggcagatatgtgtgtgtgtgtgtgtgtgtgtgtgtgtgtgtttgtaacaaGAATAATGAAAGAAGTCATAAGTGTGAGAGATAATAGGAGAAACCAACGGttagagaaaaataatataaatacaatatctatatatgaaattctcaaaaattgaagtaagaaaataaataaaaatattattgctTTACCGATGTtacttacacattttaaaaaatctgtttatTCACTTAACAAAccaatatcagcccttcctctccagCCACTACCCCCTCGCACAAGTCTTTCCCCTATTCTCTTCTGGGAAGGGGAAGGCCCCTTCTGGGTATTAACTccccactaacacacacacacacacacacacacacacacacacacacacacacacacactcacacacacacacacacacacacacacacacacacacacactcacatacacacacccatatacacacaaaattgaCTGCATATCAAGTTTCTGCTAGACAAGGAGCATTCTCTCTTACTGAGACTGGACAAGACTGTCTATTTAGGAGCATTGGTTTCATAGGTAAGCAGGCAACAGGTTCAGTGAAggccctgctccaattgttgtgggacctgcatgaagactaaGCTACTCATGTGCTACATAAGTGCAGGAAGCCTAGAATCAGCCTGTGCtccctttttggttggtggttcagtctctgggtacctgtaagggtccaggttagtttactttgttggtcttcctgtggagcacCTGTCTGCTTTGGGTCTCTCAATCTTTGTCCCGACTCTCCTTTAAGATTCTACTAGCTCTATTGAATGTTTGAGTGTGAATCTCTGGATCTCTTCCTGAAGTCTACTTGGTGGAGACTCTCTGAGGACAACAAGgctaggtttctgtctgcaagcataaaaaAGTATCATTAACAGTATCAGGAATTGGGTCTTGCCTGTATGATGGGTTTCAATTTGGAGCGGTCATTAGTTGGTCATTCCCTCACtctctgctttatttttgttCCTGATTATCTTGTAGGTAggatacattttgggtcaaagattttgtgggtgggttggtgtccttatccttctactaggagtcctgcctggctacaggaagtggtcacttcaggatccataaCTCCCACTGCTAGaggtctcagctagagtcacccccataGATCATCTAGGACCTCTCCCAATCCCAGGTATCTGGcacttaataataaatattaataaatattgatATAGAGTAATAAATATAGAGTAATATAGATCTAATTGCAttgttctacatgcagacatccagttagatcagcaccatttgttgaaaattatctctcttttccattgtatggttttggcttcattgtcaaaaatcaaatgtccaaAGGTGTATGGGTCATGTTGAGGCCTTTGATTAGATTCCATTGAttcacctgtctgtctctataccagtaccatgaagtttttattactattgctctgtattatAGCTTGAAGTCAGAGATAGTTACatctctagaagttcttttattttttggaattTTTTATATCtgggttttttagtttttttttttttttttttttttttttgtatgaagttgagaattgttcttttaagATCTGTAAAGAACTGTGTTGATATTTTGGTGggtattacattgaatctgtagattggttttagaAAGATGGACATTTTCACTATGTATATCCTATTGATCCATGAGTAAGATaaatctttccatgttctgatatcttccttaatttctttcttcagtaatTTGAAGTTCATTTCAAACAGGTCAtttacttgcttgattagagttacaccaagatattttatattatttgtggctattatgaagggtaCTATTTTCCtaacttcttttgtttttcatgtttgaAATCCAGAATTATTTTTACCTTGGAAATTTTATTATGCATATTAATAAAATTACAGATTTATTAATTGCATATCCAAACAAAATTTATAATACTCTAAAGAACAGTATTGTAAATGTGAACATGTAggataattatataaaatagtgGATCTTTCTTTtggtcatatttatttatttatttattttaaattattttatttatttacattccaaatgcagtCCTCTTTCCTGGTATTCTCTCTtcaagttcttcaccccatcctcctttgcttctgagagggtgctcctccacccaccaacCCATGCCTCCCTCATTATTGCCagcatctcccttccctgggCCTTCAAAaagactgtcttgtctggcctcagtaggagaggatgtgcttaacaGTAACTTCTTTTTCTGCCTGTTTATCACTTATGTAGGAGAGGGCTACTgattctttgagttaattttgcatcTAGTTACTTTGCTTGCCAAGAATCAACCTAGACTTGCAGAGGGGTGTTGACGAAAGGGTGTTAAGGGGCAGTGAAAGAATGACTTGAAGTCAATTATGAGTTCTGTAGGAACTGTGTTCTGCTTGAGCTGGCTTTACAGACTGCTGTATAATTAGCTCAGGTCTTTTGGTCCAAAACCAAaggcttttatttatatattaattcaaTCCTTTTCTCAGGAGCCCTTTTGCCATGAATCAGTTTATGACCttagccccttgattcttagaaaagaCAAGTacatggggttttgttttgtttgtttgtttgtttgttttttgttttgtttttgttttttgttttttgttttttttaacatagcaatGCATTTGAAGATCTGGCTGCCattgtaagcacagacaataagctagttGGGTGGGATCTGGCTTGGAGACCACCATTCCTGCCAAGTCAGGACCTAAACTAGCTCTGTCTCAGGCTGACCTTTAACTCAGGAATTTGTGAGCATTTTTAAcaacaaacaataaacttagctgggtgggatcttgcccttaGAATACCACTCCCCAATTCTtcttatctccttccttaatatctttctgataAACTGACCCATAGTGTAGCTGTCTCTATTCTTTTAGGCCTGTAATGACCCacatataattcatattacatccttatattttataaagatgaaaaattatatattattgaacttttgtttttagagttctttcctaCAATCTTAAGGGCTGTCATAAAGGTCAAAGTACTTACAGTTTTTACTGAGGAAATAAGATACTTCCCCAGACTTGAACTATTTCTAtgtatcatggagtcattaacttcCATGAAAAGAGCATTTCTCAAAGGAGGAACATaaattatgtatactattatataaaCAAGCCCTACCTCCACAGCAACTGTCAGCATTCTTGGACATTCACATCCTCCTGCCCCTGATACAGTCATGGGAAACTATGTCACTCTGTCCCTTCTAGGTCATGCATAACTCAGCATTTCCTCTaaatatttatcagctgtaggagttctcttgtagaattttgggggtcacttatgtaactatcatatcatcaacaaataaagatattttgattTCATACTTCtagtttgtatccccttcatcccCTTTAGTTGTTTTGTGGCTCTAGTTAGAATTTCAAccactatattgaagagatagaGGGAAAATGGATAGTCTTGTCTTGTCCCCAACATTAGGGGAAATGCTTaaacttttattcatttaatttgatgttggctattggcttgctgtgtaTAGACTTTACTGTATTTTCATATGTACcttatatcctctctctctctctctctctctctctctctctctctctctctcttctattatGAATGGGGTTTtggatttttcagcatctaactagatgatcatatgatttttctttctttcagtttactTATATGGTGGAATATATTGatgaatttttgtatattgaatcatccctgcatctctaggatgaagcctacttgatcatagcaGATGGATGTTATCttgaatgtgttcttggattcattttgtgaataatttattgagaatttttgcatcaatgttcataagggaaattaatctgaaaatttctttgttgactctttgtatgttttaggtatcagtgtagtggtggcctcatag contains:
- the Olfr1277 gene encoding olfactory receptor 1277, which gives rise to MEKINHSEISEFIILGLCDSWELQAFFLVIFTSLYLITIFGNIFIVVLIITDLHLHTPMYFLLANLSFIDFCLSSVTTPKMIIDFLKEIKTISFGGCMCQIFFGHFFGGGEMVLLVSMAYDRYVAICKPLHYSNIMSRHMCIGLVMASWMIGFVHSISQLVIIVNLPFCGSRVLDSFFCDIPLVIKLACLDIYVLEILINADSGVLAAICFVLLLVSYFHILTTVCLHSKDGASKALSTCTAHITVVVLFFGPCIFIYLWPVSITWVDKFLAVFYAVITPLLNPAIYTLRNKEIKTAMKRLQC